A genomic window from Solanum dulcamara chromosome 11, daSolDulc1.2, whole genome shotgun sequence includes:
- the LOC129874372 gene encoding uncharacterized protein LOC129874372 translates to MVSLSINIQLVLVISLLILQQQQTSAYTLFGKLRKKQWLKFTSMQNNHDSMDDSIAFAGGIRKMLKQEQMADDISVTGDAEFDSMKTPHMNAQVDSQILKKNHERSKKEESNEFVDVDDEIAKLMNKDYSGKSKPRRSKPPINNHKPTD, encoded by the exons ATGGTGTCACTTAGTATCAATATTCAGCTTGTACTTGTAATTTCTTTGCTCATTCTACAACAACAGCAAACTTCAGCTTATACTCTATTTG GAAAGCTAAGGAAGAAACAGTGGCTAAAGTTTACCTCTATGCAAAATAATCAT GATTCTATGGATGATAGCATTGCCTTTGCTGGAGGAATTAGAAAAATGCTCAAACAAGAGCAGATGGCTGATGATATTTCAG TGACAGGAGATGCTGAATTTGATTCAATGAAGACCCCTCACATGAATGCTCAG GTGGATAGCCAAATACTCAAGAAGAATCATGAGAgaagtaagaaagaagaatcaaaTGAGTTTGTTGATGTAGACGACGAAATAGCAAAGCTTATGAACAAAGACTATAGTGGAAAAAGCAAGCCTCGCCGCAGCAAACCGCCAATCAATAATCACAAGCCTACGGACTAA
- the LOC129873873 gene encoding calcium/calmodulin-regulated receptor-like kinase 2 has product MVHKADLVIIGISVGVAFGIFIASLVFFGIRWYKRRVHLQDHANERSVATLPIRTNGLETSVDFSASLSNSVAIKTAGFPATNSQHSWWSHPSKDQFVSASGLPRYSYKDIQKATQNFTTILGQGSFGPVYKATMPAGGVVAVKVLAIDSKQGEKEFFTEVTLLGRLHHRNLVNLVGYCVDKGHRMLIYEFMSNGSLENLLYSEEYSLSWEDRVQIALDVSHGVEYLHDGAVPPVIHRDLKSANILLDHSMRAKVADFGLSKEEVYDGRNSGLKGTYGYIDPMYISTSKFTTKSDIYSFGVILFELITAIHPHQNLMEYVNLAAMSSDGVDEILDKKLVGTCSVEQVRSLAAIAHKCINKTPRKRPSMGEISHAISKIRQRRLVKEDTMSFTGYDSSRMASRIEHQQIELRNMASINEREAE; this is encoded by the exons ATGGTTCATAAAGCTGATTTAGTTATTATTGGCATCTCTGTCGGTGTGGCTTTTGGAATATTCATTGCATCACTTGTTTTCTTTGGAATTCGGTGGTACAAAAGGCGTGTTCATCTTCAGGACCATGCAAATGAGCGATCTGTGGCAACTCTTCCAATACGGACAAATGGACTTGAAACAAGCGTTGATTTTAGTGCTTCTCTGTCGAATTCTGTAGCTATTAAGACAGCAGGATTTCCTGCCACAAATTCACAGCACAGTTGGTGGAGTCACCCTAGTAAAGATCAATTTGTTTCAGCATCTGGATTACCAAGATACTCTTACAA GGACATTCAAAAAGCTACCCAAAACTTTACAACTATCCTGGGACAGGGCTCATTTGGCCCAGTGTACAAAGCTACAATGCCTGCTGGTGGAGTAGTTGCCGTGAAAGTTCTTGCTATTGACTCAAAACAAGGAGAGAAGGAGTTCTTTACAGAG GTAACACTTTTAGGTAGGCTTCATCATCGGAATTTAGTAAATTTGGTGGGCTATTGTGTTGATAAAGGACATCGCATGTTAATCTATGAGTTCATGAGTAATGGAAGTTTGGAAAACCTTTTATACA GTGAAGAATACAGCTTGAGTTGGGAAGATCGGGTGCAAATAGCCCTTGATGTTTCACATGGCGTTGAGTATCTCCACGATGGG GCAGTTCCCCCAGTGATACACCGTGATTTAAAGTCTGCCAATATATTGCTAGATCATTCTATGAGAGCTAAG GTTGCTGATTTTGGGCTGTCAAAGGAAGAGGTATATGATGGCCGCAATTCAGGCCTTAAAGGTACATATGGCTACATAGATCCAATGTATATATCCACAAGCAAGTTTACAACAAAGAGTGACATATATAGCTTTGGCGTTATCCTTTTTGAATTAATCACTGCTATTCATCCACATCAGAACTTAATGGAATATGTAAATCTT GCGGCTATGAGCTCAGATGGGGTTGACGAGATCCTGGACAAGAAGCTTGTTGGAACATGCAGTGTAGAGCAAGTGAGGAGTCTTGCTGCAATTGCTCATAAATGCATAAACAAAACACCTAGGAAGCGTCCTTCCATGGGCGAAATATCACATGCAATATCGAAAATAAGACAGAGGCGCCTTGTCAAAGAAGATACCATGTCCTTTACAGGATATGACAGTTCAAGAATGGCAAGTAGGATAGAACATCAACAGATTGAATTGAGAAACATGGCCAGCATTAATGAAAGAGAAGCTGAATGA
- the LOC129875035 gene encoding uncharacterized protein LOC129875035, translated as MRKLKAHEKKLLKKVNFLEWKREGGHREANVMRRYLVTGRDDYKKYSGLCRTVQKLVNILKQMDPRDPYRIQMTDALLEKLYNMGVITTRKSLSVCENLSVSSFCRRRLSTILVRLKFAEHMKEAVTYIEQGHIRVGPDTVVDPAFLVTRNMEDFITWVDTSKIRRKVLEYNEKLDDYDAMN; from the exons ATGAGGAAGCTTAAAGCTCATGAAAAGAAGCTTCTGAAGAAGGTGAACTTCCTAGAATGGAAGAGAGAAGGAGGTCACAGAGAAGCTAATGTCATGCGTCGTTACCTCGTTACTGGCAGAGACGACTACAAAAA GTACTCGGGTTTGTGCAGAACAGTGCAGAAGCTAGTGAATATACTGAAGCAGATGGACCCAAGAGATCCATATAGAATACAGATGACCGATGCCCTTCTAGAGAAGCT GTATAACATGGGCGTAATAACAACAAGGAAAAGCTTATCTGTGTGTGAGAACTTATCAGTGTCATCCTTCTGCAG GCGTAGGTTGTCCACTATCTTGGTGAGGCTGAAGTTTGCTGAACACATGAAGGAAGCAGTGACATATATAGAACAAGGTCATATTCGAGTTGGACCCGATACAGTTGTTGACCCAGCATTTCTTGTGACAAGAAATATGGAGGACTTCATCACTTGGGTAGATACATCCAAGATTAGGAGAAAGGTCTTGGAGTATAACGAGAAGTTAGATGATTATGATGCAATGAATTGA